A single window of Bradyrhizobium daqingense DNA harbors:
- a CDS encoding HlyD family secretion protein gives MSNASYVAETNEQTSLRPSRQAIKRAAVGLALALGAAVAGHYGYDYWTTGRYLEATDDAYVKADSTIIAPKVSGYIAKVLVGDNEKVKAGQPLAKIDDRDFKAALDQARADVAAGEASVRNIDAQLELQQPIIAQSTADVAAADANLKFAQEERARYDDLMKSGSGTIQRAQQTDAALRASSAQLQHAKSGLLAAQRKVDVLTTQRAQATAQLDRARAVAQQAALNLSYTEITAPVDGTVGARSLRVGQYVQAGTQLMAVVPLDAVYVVANFKETQLTHMRPGQPVELRVDSFRSQPLRGHIDSLSPASGLEFALLPPDNATGNFTKIVQRVPVKIVLDDHELTGLLRPGMSAVPTVDTKATVLAERETTRRLANNTSRPHGG, from the coding sequence ATGTCGAACGCCTCTTATGTCGCTGAAACCAATGAACAAACCAGCCTTCGCCCGTCCCGCCAGGCGATCAAGCGCGCAGCCGTTGGCCTGGCACTGGCGCTCGGCGCAGCAGTCGCCGGCCACTACGGCTATGACTATTGGACCACCGGCCGCTATCTCGAAGCCACCGACGACGCCTATGTGAAGGCCGACTCCACGATCATCGCCCCCAAAGTTTCCGGCTACATCGCGAAGGTGCTGGTCGGCGACAACGAGAAGGTCAAGGCAGGGCAGCCGCTGGCCAAGATCGACGATCGTGACTTCAAGGCAGCACTGGACCAGGCCCGCGCCGATGTCGCCGCCGGCGAAGCGTCGGTGCGCAACATCGATGCGCAGCTCGAATTGCAACAGCCGATCATCGCACAGAGCACCGCCGACGTGGCTGCGGCGGACGCTAATCTGAAATTCGCGCAGGAGGAGCGCGCCCGCTACGACGATCTCATGAAGTCGGGCTCGGGCACGATCCAGCGCGCGCAGCAGACCGACGCGGCGCTCCGCGCCAGCAGCGCCCAATTGCAGCACGCGAAATCGGGTCTCCTGGCGGCGCAGCGCAAGGTCGACGTGCTCACCACCCAGCGCGCGCAGGCGACGGCCCAGCTCGACCGCGCCCGCGCGGTGGCGCAGCAGGCGGCGCTGAACCTGTCCTACACCGAGATCACCGCGCCGGTCGACGGCACGGTCGGCGCACGCAGCTTGCGCGTCGGCCAGTACGTGCAGGCCGGCACCCAGCTCATGGCCGTGGTGCCGCTCGATGCGGTCTATGTCGTTGCGAATTTCAAGGAGACTCAACTCACGCATATGCGCCCCGGCCAGCCGGTCGAGCTGCGCGTCGACAGCTTCCGCAGCCAGCCGCTGCGCGGCCATATCGACAGCCTGTCGCCGGCGAGCGGGCTCGAATTCGCGCTGCTGCCGCCGGACAACGCCACCGGCAATTTCACCAAGATCGTGCAGCGCGTCCCGGTGAAGATCGTGCTCGACGACCACGAACTCACAGGTCTGTTGCGGCCCGGCATGTCGGCGGTGCCGACCG
- a CDS encoding LysR family transcriptional regulator — MDRFTSLTAFARVVETGGFSAAARKLNMSTTMVSNHVQALEDRLGVRLLNRTTRRVSLTEIGKAYYDRATQILGDLEQADDIASELQSVPRGTLRIHVATHMVPFAAPVVAQLLSTYPDLKIDLRMGEAEVDLIEEGYDVALRMTAPPDSSLIVRSLATWRHVLCCSHDYLERHGRVQKLDELTAHNCARHLNFPFGDEWRFFDRKGAPASVRVSGRFVTNSGEALRQVALEGAAVCMMAGFLVQGDLDAGHLVRLLPEYRPVEMSMNAVYPHRHHLSAKVRTFIDMLVHHSAEQQKLINPYA; from the coding sequence TTGGACCGCTTTACCAGCCTGACCGCTTTCGCCCGGGTCGTTGAAACCGGCGGCTTTTCGGCAGCCGCCCGCAAGCTGAACATGTCGACCACCATGGTGAGCAACCACGTCCAGGCGTTGGAGGACCGGCTCGGCGTGCGGCTGCTCAACCGCACCACGCGCAGGGTCAGCCTCACCGAGATCGGCAAGGCCTATTACGACCGCGCCACGCAGATCCTCGGCGATCTCGAACAGGCGGATGACATCGCGAGCGAATTGCAATCGGTGCCCCGCGGCACGCTGCGCATCCACGTCGCCACGCATATGGTGCCGTTCGCCGCGCCGGTGGTGGCGCAGTTGCTGTCGACCTATCCGGATCTCAAGATCGACCTACGCATGGGCGAGGCCGAAGTCGATCTCATCGAGGAAGGCTATGACGTTGCCCTGCGCATGACTGCGCCGCCGGATTCAAGCCTGATCGTCCGCAGTCTCGCCACCTGGCGACACGTGCTGTGCTGCTCGCACGATTATCTCGAGCGGCACGGTCGCGTTCAGAAGCTCGACGAGCTCACCGCGCACAATTGCGCTCGGCACCTGAACTTTCCCTTCGGCGACGAATGGCGCTTTTTCGACCGCAAGGGGGCTCCGGCCTCGGTGCGCGTCTCGGGCCGCTTCGTCACCAATAGCGGGGAGGCGCTGCGGCAGGTGGCACTGGAGGGCGCTGCCGTCTGCATGATGGCCGGGTTCCTCGTCCAGGGCGATCTCGACGCCGGTCACCTCGTCCGGCTCCTGCCGGAATATCGCCCGGTCGAGATGTCGATGAACGCGGTCTATCCCCACCGCCATCATCTGTCGGCGAAAGTCAGGACCTTCATCGACATGCTCGTGCATCACAGCGCCGAGCAGCAGAAGCTGATCAATCCCTATGCGTGA
- a CDS encoding indolepyruvate ferredoxin oxidoreductase family protein has product MDAIPSLDAYELSDRYDREEGRVFLTGTQAIVRIALDQVRRDRARGLNTAGFISGYRGSPLGGVDLELWRIQERLKRDRIEFLPAVNEDLAATAVLGSQQVETQGDREVDGVFGLWYGKGPGVDRSGDALKHGNAYGSSPHGGVLVVAGDDHGCVSSSMPHQSDVAFMSWFMPTLHPTSVGEYLEFGEYGYALSRFSGMWVGFKAISEIVESGASVALRPPRDFRTPDFTPPPGGLHYRWPDLPGPQIEERLEAKKHAVYAFAKANPIDRHIYDIPNATYGIVTTGKAHLDLMEALRLMALDEAACRSIGIDIYKVGMVWPLALHDAMEFVKGKREILVVEEKRGIIESQFKEYFYDYPGSKPERMVGKHDEQGARLISWIGELSPRALAGVLARRLDPMFPGLNLAARAAALMPEAARTINVAGATRTPYFCSGCPHNTSTKVPEGSKALAGIGCHFMASWMDRETSSLIQMGGEGVNWAASSKFTGHRHVFQNLGEGTYYHSGSMAIRQAIAAKANITYKILFNDAVAMTGGQPVDGPVSVYAIAHSVRAEGVQRIALVSDDPAQFSPADLPAGVTIHPREEMDAVQRELRDVPGVSVLVYQQTCATEKRRRRKRGQMADPKRFAYINDLVCEGCGDCSVESNCLSVEPKETPFGRKRQINLSACNKDFSCLNGFCPSFVTVEGATRRKKAASQIDPVGRAATLPLPASAMLDRPYDLLVTGVGGTGVITVGALIGMAAHLERRGVSVLDFTGFAQKFGPVLSYIRLAASPEALHQVRIDQGAADALIGCDLVVSSSPKASGTYRRGTRAAVNTAEMPTGDVVRFRDADLASPARLHAIGRVISEGNLDTINANALAERLLGDAVYANIIMLGFAWQHGLVPVSLQALLRAIELNGVTVERNKQAFAWGRIAAADPDFLPKTGDAPAVEMLDQLIDRRAGFLTAYQNDAYAARYRAIVAKVRRAEAVLASEALTDAVARSLFKLMAYKDEYEVARLHMQSGFIDELKREFEDGFSIQYHLAPSFLPSRRDARGRPRKRAFGQWIQRPLAMLARLKGLRGTPFDPFGYAAERRAERELIGWYERLIDRMLDELDAAHLTDLIVVAKAPMNIRGYGPVKEAAIASVKAEVETLLARRMTARAA; this is encoded by the coding sequence ATGGACGCCATTCCGTCGCTCGACGCCTACGAACTCTCCGACCGCTACGACCGCGAGGAAGGCCGCGTTTTCCTCACCGGCACGCAGGCGATCGTTCGCATCGCACTCGATCAGGTCAGGCGCGATCGGGCGCGCGGCCTGAACACCGCGGGCTTCATCTCCGGCTATCGCGGCTCGCCGCTCGGCGGCGTCGATCTCGAACTGTGGCGCATCCAGGAACGGCTCAAGCGGGACCGCATCGAATTCCTCCCCGCCGTGAACGAGGACTTGGCTGCAACCGCCGTGCTCGGCTCGCAGCAGGTCGAGACGCAAGGCGATCGCGAGGTCGATGGCGTGTTCGGGCTCTGGTACGGCAAGGGACCGGGCGTCGACCGCTCCGGCGATGCGCTCAAGCACGGCAACGCCTACGGCTCCTCGCCGCATGGCGGCGTTCTGGTGGTCGCGGGCGACGACCATGGCTGCGTCTCCTCCTCGATGCCACACCAGTCCGACGTCGCCTTCATGAGCTGGTTCATGCCGACGCTGCATCCTACAAGCGTCGGCGAATATCTCGAATTCGGCGAATACGGCTACGCGCTGAGCCGCTTTTCCGGGATGTGGGTCGGCTTCAAGGCGATCTCGGAGATCGTGGAATCGGGCGCATCCGTCGCGCTGCGCCCGCCCCGCGACTTCCGCACGCCCGACTTCACGCCGCCGCCGGGCGGTCTGCACTATCGCTGGCCCGACCTGCCGGGACCGCAGATCGAGGAGCGTCTCGAAGCGAAGAAGCACGCGGTCTACGCCTTCGCGAAGGCCAATCCGATCGATCGCCACATCTACGACATTCCGAACGCGACCTACGGCATCGTCACGACGGGCAAGGCGCATCTCGACCTGATGGAAGCGCTGCGGCTGATGGCCCTCGACGAAGCGGCCTGCCGCAGCATCGGCATCGACATCTACAAGGTCGGCATGGTCTGGCCGCTGGCGCTGCATGACGCCATGGAGTTCGTGAAGGGCAAGCGCGAGATCCTCGTGGTCGAGGAAAAGCGCGGCATCATCGAGAGTCAGTTCAAGGAATATTTCTACGACTATCCCGGCAGCAAGCCCGAGCGCATGGTCGGCAAGCACGACGAGCAAGGCGCGCGGCTGATCTCCTGGATCGGCGAATTGTCGCCGCGCGCGCTCGCGGGCGTGCTTGCGCGCCGTCTCGATCCGATGTTCCCAGGCCTCAATCTCGCCGCACGCGCTGCCGCCTTGATGCCGGAGGCGGCACGCACGATCAACGTCGCCGGCGCGACGCGCACGCCCTATTTCTGCTCGGGATGCCCGCACAACACATCGACGAAGGTGCCGGAAGGATCGAAGGCGCTGGCCGGCATCGGCTGCCATTTCATGGCCAGCTGGATGGACCGCGAGACCTCCTCGCTGATCCAGATGGGCGGCGAGGGCGTGAATTGGGCGGCGTCATCGAAATTCACGGGCCACAGGCACGTCTTTCAGAATCTCGGAGAAGGCACCTATTATCACTCCGGCTCGATGGCGATCCGGCAGGCGATCGCCGCCAAGGCCAACATCACCTACAAGATCCTGTTCAACGACGCCGTCGCAATGACAGGCGGCCAGCCGGTCGACGGGCCCGTCAGCGTGTATGCGATCGCGCACAGCGTCCGCGCCGAAGGCGTTCAGCGCATCGCGCTCGTCTCGGACGATCCCGCGCAGTTCTCGCCGGCGGACCTGCCGGCCGGCGTCACCATTCATCCGCGCGAGGAGATGGACGCGGTGCAGCGCGAGCTGCGCGACGTGCCTGGCGTCTCGGTCCTGGTCTACCAGCAGACCTGTGCCACTGAGAAGCGGCGCCGGCGCAAGCGCGGGCAGATGGCCGACCCAAAGCGCTTCGCCTATATCAACGATCTCGTCTGCGAGGGCTGCGGCGATTGCTCGGTCGAGTCAAACTGCCTCAGCGTCGAGCCGAAGGAGACACCGTTCGGCCGCAAGCGCCAGATCAATCTCTCGGCCTGCAACAAGGACTTTTCCTGCCTCAATGGCTTCTGTCCCAGCTTTGTCACGGTCGAGGGCGCGACGCGCCGGAAGAAGGCTGCGAGCCAGATCGACCCGGTCGGCCGCGCCGCGACGCTTCCCCTGCCCGCTTCCGCGATGCTCGACCGGCCCTACGATCTGTTGGTGACTGGCGTCGGCGGCACCGGCGTGATCACGGTCGGCGCACTGATCGGCATGGCCGCGCATCTCGAACGCCGCGGCGTGTCGGTGCTGGACTTTACCGGCTTCGCGCAAAAATTCGGGCCGGTGCTGAGCTACATCCGGCTTGCCGCCTCTCCCGAAGCGCTGCACCAGGTTCGCATCGACCAAGGCGCGGCCGACGCGCTGATCGGCTGCGACCTCGTCGTCAGCTCCTCGCCGAAGGCCTCCGGCACCTATCGCCGCGGCACACGCGCCGCGGTCAATACCGCGGAAATGCCGACCGGCGACGTCGTCCGCTTCCGCGACGCCGACCTCGCCTCCCCTGCCCGCCTGCACGCGATCGGCCGCGTGATCAGCGAAGGCAATCTCGACACGATCAACGCGAATGCGCTGGCCGAACGGCTGCTCGGCGATGCCGTCTATGCCAACATCATCATGCTGGGCTTTGCCTGGCAGCACGGACTGGTCCCGGTCTCGCTGCAAGCGCTGCTGCGCGCCATCGAGCTCAACGGCGTCACGGTCGAGCGCAACAAGCAGGCGTTCGCCTGGGGCCGCATCGCCGCCGCCGATCCGGATTTTCTGCCGAAGACCGGCGATGCGCCCGCGGTCGAGATGCTCGATCAGCTCATTGATCGCCGCGCCGGCTTCCTCACCGCCTATCAGAACGATGCCTATGCGGCGCGCTATCGGGCGATCGTCGCGAAAGTCCGCCGCGCCGAAGCTGTCCTGGCCAGCGAGGCCTTGACTGATGCGGTCGCCCGCTCGCTGTTCAAGCTGATGGCGTACAAGGACGAGTACGAGGTGGCGCGGCTGCACATGCAGAGCGGTTTCATCGACGAATTGAAGCGAGAGTTCGAGGACGGCTTCAGCATCCAATATCACCTTGCGCCGTCCTTCCTGCCGTCAAGGCGCGACGCACGTGGGCGTCCGCGCAAGCGTGCCTTCGGACAATGGATCCAAAGGCCGCTCGCCATGCTGGCGCGGCTGAAGGGGCTACGCGGCACACCGTTCGATCCGTTCGGCTACGCCGCCGAACGGCGTGCAGAGCGGGAGCTGATCGGCTGGTACGAGCGCCTGATCGACCGCATGCTCGACGAGCTCGATGCTGCGCATCTGACTGATCTCATTGTCGTGGCCAAGGCCCCCATGAACATCCGCGGCTACGGGCCGGTGAAAGAGGCGGCGATCGCGTCTGTCAAAGCGGAGGTCGAAACCCTGCTGGCGCGGCGGATGACGGCGCGGGCAGCCTGA
- a CDS encoding Lrp/AsnC family transcriptional regulator yields MIEEQDTRILAHLQKDGRATNQQVADEVGMSTSACWRRVRALEDSGVIHGYAALIDRERAGFTMSAILHVSLERHDAKFVDEFVSRVTGRREVLECFATTGDADYHLRVVVQDMAAYNRFLDEFMFRIPGIRYVRSNVVLKEIKTGVALPF; encoded by the coding sequence ATGATCGAAGAACAGGACACGCGAATACTCGCCCATCTGCAGAAGGATGGCCGCGCCACCAATCAGCAGGTCGCCGACGAGGTCGGCATGTCCACCTCGGCCTGCTGGCGCCGGGTGCGTGCGCTCGAGGACAGCGGCGTCATCCATGGCTACGCCGCGCTGATTGATCGTGAGCGGGCGGGTTTTACGATGTCCGCCATCCTCCACGTCTCGCTGGAGCGGCATGATGCCAAGTTCGTCGACGAGTTCGTGTCACGCGTCACGGGGCGTCGCGAGGTGCTGGAGTGCTTTGCGACCACGGGCGATGCCGACTATCACCTGCGGGTGGTCGTGCAGGATATGGCCGCTTACAACAGGTTCTTGGACGAGTTCATGTTCCGTATCCCCGGCATCCGCTATGTCCGCAGCAACGTGGTGCTGAAGGAGATCAAGACCGGCGTGGCGCTGCCGTTTTGA
- a CDS encoding LLM class flavin-dependent oxidoreductase yields the protein MDRQMILVGFLQAQNCTNLPSSWRHPDSRDDSMSADYYQEIARILEAGKFHMAFFDDRLAMPDRYGNDHAHTVEYGIRCVKMDPLIVLTTMGMVTEKLGLAATCSTTYYEPFDVARRFATLDLMSGGRAGWNVVTSLNDGEALNMGRDSHPEHDSRYDRADEFMEVVLGHWDTWEDGALIIDKQSGRFADPAKVKRLDHKGPAFKSRGPFTVPRSDQGHPVIIQAGASGRGQRFAGRWGEVIFTAARNLAAAKEGYASVRNEAAKAGRDPDQMFLCNLTTPVCAATKAEAEDRMALINTLPLEIDALSLLAEALNYDFASKDIDEPLTAEELKSMQGILGIRDGVLKNSGKSNPSARDFVTFSGRGQVQDAMVGGPRDIADKLEEMFVERGCDGFVIAATYVPGSYADFVQHVVPELQRRGLFQQDYRGRTLRENLGLKRPSAGAWKKQRRDAAE from the coding sequence ATGGATCGGCAGATGATACTGGTCGGCTTCCTCCAGGCGCAGAACTGCACGAATTTGCCGAGTTCGTGGCGGCATCCGGACTCGCGCGACGATTCGATGTCGGCGGACTATTATCAGGAGATCGCCAGAATTCTCGAAGCCGGCAAGTTCCACATGGCCTTCTTCGACGACCGCCTGGCGATGCCGGATCGCTACGGCAACGACCACGCCCACACCGTCGAGTATGGCATCCGCTGCGTGAAGATGGACCCGCTGATCGTGCTGACCACGATGGGCATGGTCACCGAGAAGCTCGGCTTGGCAGCGACCTGCTCGACCACCTATTACGAGCCCTTCGACGTCGCCCGCCGCTTTGCGACGCTCGACCTGATGTCGGGCGGACGTGCGGGGTGGAATGTCGTCACGTCGCTGAACGACGGTGAGGCGCTCAACATGGGGCGCGACTCCCACCCCGAGCACGATTCCCGCTATGACCGCGCCGACGAGTTCATGGAGGTCGTGCTCGGCCATTGGGACACCTGGGAGGACGGCGCGCTGATCATAGACAAGCAAAGCGGCCGCTTTGCCGACCCCGCCAAGGTCAAGCGCCTCGATCACAAGGGGCCGGCCTTCAAATCGCGCGGACCGTTCACAGTGCCGCGCTCGGATCAGGGTCATCCCGTGATCATCCAGGCCGGCGCGTCCGGCCGCGGCCAGCGCTTCGCGGGTCGATGGGGTGAGGTGATCTTCACCGCCGCGCGCAATCTTGCTGCGGCCAAGGAAGGCTACGCCTCTGTGCGCAACGAAGCCGCCAAGGCCGGCCGCGATCCCGACCAGATGTTCCTCTGTAACCTGACCACACCCGTCTGCGCGGCAACCAAGGCCGAAGCCGAGGACAGGATGGCGCTAATCAACACGCTGCCGCTCGAGATCGACGCATTGTCCTTGCTCGCCGAAGCGCTCAACTACGATTTCGCCTCGAAGGATATCGACGAGCCGCTGACGGCGGAAGAACTGAAGAGTATGCAGGGCATCCTCGGCATTCGCGACGGCGTCTTGAAGAATTCGGGCAAGAGCAATCCGAGCGCGCGCGACTTTGTCACCTTCTCCGGCCGCGGCCAGGTGCAGGATGCGATGGTCGGCGGCCCCAGGGACATCGCAGACAAGCTCGAAGAAATGTTCGTGGAACGCGGCTGCGACGGTTTTGTCATCGCCGCGACGTACGTGCCCGGCTCCTATGCGGACTTCGTGCAGCATGTCGTGCCCGAGCTGCAGCGGCGCGGACTGTTCCAGCAGGATTATCGCGGCAGAACGCTGCGGGAAAATCTCGGGCTGAAGCGGCCGTCGGCCGGCGCCTGGAAGAAGCAGCGGCGCGATGCTGCGGAATAG